In the Gossypium raimondii isolate GPD5lz chromosome 9, ASM2569854v1, whole genome shotgun sequence genome, one interval contains:
- the LOC105799013 gene encoding CBL-interacting serine/threonine-protein kinase 23, which translates to MATRSSGSSRTCVGKYELGRTLGEGTFAKVKFARHLETGENVAIKILDKEKVLKHKMIAQIKREISTMKLIIHPNVIRLYEVMASKTKIYIVLELVTGGELFDKIASKGRLKEDEARKYFQQLINAVDYCHSRGVYHRDLKPENLLLDGNGVLKVSDFGLSALPQQVREDGLLHTTCGTPNYVAPEVIDNKGYDGAKADLWSCGVILFVLMAGYLPFEDSNLVSLYKKISKADFSCPPWFSSNAKKLIKRILDPNPLTRITIAELHQNEWFKKGYIPTRFEQVDATLDDVDAIFDESGDSRNLVVERREEGPVLPATMNAFDLISTSQGLNLSSLFEKQMGLVKRETRFTSKRPANEIISQIERAAMPLGFDVKKNNHKMKLRGEKTGRKGHLAVTTEVFQVAPSLCMVELRKSGGDTLEFHKFYNNLSTGLKDIIWDTTSEGKSGENSAAAGSS; encoded by the exons ATGGCGACTCGCAGTAGCGGTTCGAGTCGGACGTGTGTGGGGAAGTATGAGTTAGGGAGAACGTTGGGAGAAGGAACGTTCGCGAAGGTGAAATTCGCGAGGCATTTAGAGACGGGAGAGAATGTAGCAATTAAGATTCTTGATAAAGAGAAAGTTTTGAAACATAAGATGATTGCTCAG ATTAAACGAGAAATTTCAACAATGAAACTCATCATACACCCAAATGTCATCCGCTTGTATGAG GTGATGGCTAGCAAGACGAAAATATACATTGTTCTGGAACTTGTGACTGGTGGTGAACTTTTTGACAAAATT GCAAGCAAAGGGAGGTTGAAGGAAGATGAAGCTAGAAAGTATTTTCAGCAGCTTATTAATGCTGTGGATTACTGCCATAGCAGGGGTGTTTACCATCGAGACCTCAAG CCTGAGAATTTGCTGCTAGATGGTAATGGAGTTCTTAAAGTTTCGGATTTTGGTTTGAGTGCTTTACCTCAGCAAGTTCGA GAGGATGGATTGCTTCACACAACATGTGGAACACCAAACTATGTTGCTCCAGAG GTGATCGACAATAAAGGCTATGATGGAGCTAAGGCAGATTTGTGGTCATGTGGTGTGATTCTCTTTGTCTTAATGGCTGGTTACTTGCCTTTTGAGGACTCCAATTTAGTCTCTCTGTATAAAAAG ATATCTAAGGCTGACTTCAGCTGTCCTCCATGGTTCTCCTCAAATGCCAAGAAATTAATTAAGAGAATCCTAGACCCTAATCCTTTGACA AGGATAACCATTGCTGAGCTTCATCAGAATGAGTGGTTTAAGAAAGGATATATACCAACTAGGTTTGAGCAAGTTGATGCTACTCTTGATGATGTGGATGCCATTTTTGATGAATCAGGG GATTCTCGAAACCTTGTTGTCGAACGGCGAGAAGAAGGGCCTGTACTACCTGCTACCATGAATGCCTTTGATCTTATCTCAACATCTCAGGGTCTCAACCTCAGTAGTCTGTTTGAGAAGCAAATG GGCCTTGTTAaaagggaaacaagattcacatcAAAACGTCCTGCTAATGAGATAATCTCGCAAATAGAGAGAGCTGCTATGCCCTTGGGTTTTGATGTGAAGAAAAATAACCACAAG ATGAAGCTTCGTGGAGAGAAAACTGGACGCAAGGGTCATTTAGCTGTTACAACAGAG gTTTTTCAGGTGGCTCCTTCTCTTTGCATGGTTGAACTTCGAAAATCTGGAGGGGATACCCTGGAATTTCACAAG TTCTATAATAATCTCTCCACTGGACTAAAAGATATTATTTGGGATACGACCTCTGAAGGAAAATCGGGTGAAAACAGTG CTGCGGCAGGCTCCTCATAA